AGTGGGCGGCGACGTCCGAAGCGATCGGCCAGCGAACCAAGCAGCAAGGCTCCGACAGGCCGCATTGCCAGGGTGATCGTAATCGTCCAAACGATCGCACTCTTCTCAACATGAAAGTTTGCTGCGAGAACATCTACAAGAAAGACAAGGACAAAGAAGTCGAATGCGTCGAGAACCCAACCCAAAACTCCGGAAGATACAGCGAATCCCCATCGCGGCGAAATGAGATCGGCACTTGAAGTGATACTCGACGCATCTGAAGCGGGCCTGGACTTCTTCATCCATTGCATTTGGCGTCACCTTCTTTTGAACCTGCAAGTCCATGGCGAATAGTCGAAGCGTGGCCAAAAATATCAGCGATGAAAGATCTTAATTCCCTTCCCAGATAAGCTTCGCGTTCGTGAGTTCTCGAGCACCGAGGGCACCTAACTCACGGCCGAATCCGGAACCTTTTATGCCCCCGAAAGGTGCTCGTGGATCGGAACGCACAAAGTCATTGACGAAGACAGCTCCAGCTTCAATTTTTGCTGCAACCGCATTGGCGCGCGCAATATTTTTCGACCATACTGTTGCCGCTAATCCAAACTCAGTATCATTTGCCAGTCGTATCGCTTCTTCTTCTGTTTTGAATGTGTAGAAGAGCGCGACTGGGCCGAAAAATTCTTCTCTAGCAATAACGGCATCATGCGGCAGATCTACCAATACTGTCGGAGCGTAGAAGTAACCCGGGCCATCCAGAGATTCTCCCCCGGTGACGATACGCGCTCCCGCAGTTACTGCGTCCCGTACTTGACGTTCGGTGGTCGCGCGTAGATCGGCACGGGCTTGCGGGCCTAGCTTCGTCTCTGCAAGCAGGGGGTCTCCTACTCTCAAAGCGGCAGCCTGTTCCGCAAAGGCCTGGATATAAGCATCGGCGATAGATTCCGCAATCAGAAAGCGTTTGGCGGCGATGCAGCTTTGAGCGTTGTTGGAGTACCGCGATGTCACACCGAGTTGCACGGCTTTGGCTATGTCCGCATCTTCAAAGACAAGGAATGGGTCCGAACCGCCGAGCTCCAACACAGCCTTCTTGCCATACAGGCCTGCCTGCTGCGCCACAGCCCGACCAGCTTTCACACTGCCTGTCACAGTGACCGCACGAATACGCGAGTCCGTGATGATCTCTGCGACTGCATCACGCTGCACTGAGAGATTTACATAGAGTCCTTCGGGTCCGCCAGCATCTCTCACTAATTTTTCGATGGCGAGCGCAGAGCCTTGCACTGTCTCCGCATGCTTTACGACTACGGTGTTGCCAACAAGCGCGGAGGGGATGAAGAAACGAAGTACCTGCCAGAAAGGAAGGTTCCACGGCATGATTGCGAGGATCGGCCCAAGCGATTCATAAACAACACGGCCTGGTGTTCCAGAGATGGATTCGGGTTTGATATAAGCCGCACCCTCTTCAGCAAAATGCCGTGCACCAAAAGCAGCTTTCTTGACTTCGCCGCGAGCCTCGCCAATCGGTTTACCCATCTCAAGAGTAATCAGCCGTGCGTACTCTTCGACGCGCTCTTCGAGTAAATCCGCCAGGCGAAGCAGAAACGCAGTGCGCTCAGAAAGTGCAGTTTGCGACCACCTGCCCCAGCAGTCCCACGCACTTTGCAGGCGAAGCTCGACATCGTTTGTATTGTGTTCCTGGTATGTTTCCAGCAACTCCCCGGTGGTTGGGTTCCTTGACTCGAACGACATATACTTCACCTCTCCTGAAAAGATTTTTCGTGCAACTCACAGACCTCATGAAAGCGCTCGATACAAGTGGCGAGTACTTCTTCGCCTGGACGCTTCCACCAATTTTCCGAAGAAAATATCTCTACTTCCTGTGGCCCATCGTATCCAGCTTCAACAATCGTGCGACGAATCGAACGCAGGTCGATAACTCCATCGCCCATCATTCCACGGTCTAACAAAAGATCGCGCGTGGGGACAAGCCAATCGCAAATATGATGCGCGAGAATGCGGTTACTGGCACCAGCACGAACGATCTGCTCACGCAGTTTCGGATCCCACCAAACGTGATACGCATCGATGGCAACTCCCACCCCATCGCCGAGCAACTCGCAAACATCCAATGCATGTTCGAGCGTGTTGATGCATGCTCGATCCGCTGCATACATCGGATGTAAGGGCTCAATTGCGATTGGCATACGAATAGCACGGGCGTGTGGAAGGATTGCGGCGAGACCATCTACGACCATCTCTCGCGCAGCACTGATATCCCGCGATCCTTTTGGCAGGCCGCCTACAACCATCACCAGACAGTCAGCCCCTATGGCCGCGGCTTCATCAATGGCGCGTTTGTTGTCTTCGACTGCGGCTGCAAGACCGCCCCTGTCAGATGCGGGAAACATGCCACCGCGGCAAAGCCCGGTGACGCGCATCTGATTGGAGCGAATAATTTCTGCAGCCTCTGCCAATCCGGTCTCATGTATCTGGTCGCGCCAAGGAGCGATCGAAGTAATACCTTGTGCCAGGCAAGCATCCACGGCCTGCGCAAGGTTGTACTGCTGGCGTACCGTGGCTAGATTGATCGAGAGATTGCGCAGACTCATACAACTCCGCCCACGGCAAGAACCTGCTTCATTCGCTGAACTGCCATATCCGGATCGCGGAGTACTCCAGCCTCATCCGCAAGACGAAAGAGCTCTGCGAGATGCACAAGTGAACGCGCACTCTGTTGGCCACCCAGCATTACGAAGTGATCCTGAAATCCATTGAGATACGCAAGGAATACGATGCCCGTTTTATAGAAGCGAGTGGGAGCTTTGAAGATATGTCGCGACAATGGCACCGTTGGAGTAAGAATCGCGTGGAAGCCAGCCTCATCATCTATTGCAAGCTTTGCCAGCGCAGCTGAAGCCGCAGGAGCTATTGCATCGAAGATCCCCAGCAGCGCGTGTGAGAAGCCTTGCTCATCCCCTGCGATAAGTTCCTGATAGTTGAAGTCATCGCCGGTGTACATGCGAACGCCATGCGCCAATCGTCTGCGCATGACAATTTCCTTTTCAGCGGAAAGTAGCGAGATTTTGATCCCATCCACTTTCCCCGCATGGCTATTGATGAGATCGACACAGGTATCCATCGCGGCAGCGTGGTCATTTGATCCCCAATAACCGGCTAAGGCTGGATCGAACATCTCACCCAACCAATGCAGAATCACAGGCTGCTTTGTCTGTCGAAGTATGCGATCGTACACACGAAGATAATCGTCTGGTGATTTAGCTGCTGCAACCAGCGCACGGCTTGCCATCAGGATGATTCGGCCACCGAACGACTCCACATATTCAACCTGCTCTTCATATGCGCGGATCACATCATCCACTGTCAGACTTGCGGCGGGTGTCAACTGATCCGTGCCAACGCCACAGGCGATGAGAGCATTCGGGCGGTTCTTAGCAGCCTGCAAGGAATAACGAATCAGTTCCTTCGCGCCATCCAGATTCAGGCCCATGCCGCGCTGTGCCGTATCCATGGCTTCCGCGACACCGAGACCAAGATCCCAAAGATGCTCACGAAAGGCAATCGTTCGATCCCAGTCGATGCTTTGTGCGTCCTGGTCTACCCACGGATTGTTATCCGCAAGTGGATTTACGACCACATGCGCGGCGGAATACACGACACGATTAAACGACGGGATTGCGCCCGAGGGAGACGCCTCAAGCGGAACGCCAACCAGGCTATAAGTCTCGATACAGCCATTGGATATAGGCAGGTTGAGGCTGGGCATATTGTGTTAGTTCTCCTCACTGGTCGAGCCTATCGAATCTATCGAGCCAGTCGAATCCAGTGACAACGCGGGCACATCTACCCAGCGTCGCTCAACCCAACTCTGCAACCCCAGTTCCGCGAGTTGAACGCCCTTCGCGCCTTCCAGCAAATCGTAGCGCCACGGCTCGTCTTCAACCACGTGGCGAATGAAGTCTTCCCATTGCAACTTGAAGCCATTTTCATAGAGCTGCGTATCCGGCACCTCTTCCCACTGCTGCTGAAATTGCATCGTCTGTGGTTGATCGGGATTCCATACTGGCCGCGGAGTATTCACACGATGTTGCGTGTAGCAGCTTGTTAATCCAGCGACCGCAGAACCATGCGTTCCATCTACTTGAAAAGTGACGAGATCATCACGCTTTACGCGGACAGCCCAGGAGGAGTTGATGTGCGCAATTACGCCTCCCTCAAGCTGAAAGGTGGCATAAGCTGCATCATCGGCGTCTGCTTTGTAAGTCTGGCCACTCTCATCAATTCGATGAGGAATATGTGTGGCGCCAATGCATGTTACAGCCTTCACGGCGCCGAAAAGATTGTCCAGTACG
This DNA window, taken from Acidicapsa ligni, encodes the following:
- a CDS encoding sugar phosphate isomerase/epimerase family protein, yielding MSLRNLSINLATVRQQYNLAQAVDACLAQGITSIAPWRDQIHETGLAEAAEIIRSNQMRVTGLCRGGMFPASDRGGLAAAVEDNKRAIDEAAAIGADCLVMVVGGLPKGSRDISAAREMVVDGLAAILPHARAIRMPIAIEPLHPMYAADRACINTLEHALDVCELLGDGVGVAIDAYHVWWDPKLREQIVRAGASNRILAHHICDWLVPTRDLLLDRGMMGDGVIDLRSIRRTIVEAGYDGPQEVEIFSSENWWKRPGEEVLATCIERFHEVCELHEKSFQER
- a CDS encoding NAD-dependent succinate-semialdehyde dehydrogenase — its product is MSFESRNPTTGELLETYQEHNTNDVELRLQSAWDCWGRWSQTALSERTAFLLRLADLLEERVEEYARLITLEMGKPIGEARGEVKKAAFGARHFAEEGAAYIKPESISGTPGRVVYESLGPILAIMPWNLPFWQVLRFFIPSALVGNTVVVKHAETVQGSALAIEKLVRDAGGPEGLYVNLSVQRDAVAEIITDSRIRAVTVTGSVKAGRAVAQQAGLYGKKAVLELGGSDPFLVFEDADIAKAVQLGVTSRYSNNAQSCIAAKRFLIAESIADAYIQAFAEQAAALRVGDPLLAETKLGPQARADLRATTERQVRDAVTAGARIVTGGESLDGPGYFYAPTVLVDLPHDAVIAREEFFGPVALFYTFKTEEEAIRLANDTEFGLAATVWSKNIARANAVAAKIEAGAVFVNDFVRSDPRAPFGGIKGSGFGRELGALGARELTNAKLIWEGN
- a CDS encoding dihydrodipicolinate synthase family protein, with protein sequence MPSLNLPISNGCIETYSLVGVPLEASPSGAIPSFNRVVYSAAHVVVNPLADNNPWVDQDAQSIDWDRTIAFREHLWDLGLGVAEAMDTAQRGMGLNLDGAKELIRYSLQAAKNRPNALIACGVGTDQLTPAASLTVDDVIRAYEEQVEYVESFGGRIILMASRALVAAAKSPDDYLRVYDRILRQTKQPVILHWLGEMFDPALAGYWGSNDHAAAMDTCVDLINSHAGKVDGIKISLLSAEKEIVMRRRLAHGVRMYTGDDFNYQELIAGDEQGFSHALLGIFDAIAPAASAALAKLAIDDEAGFHAILTPTVPLSRHIFKAPTRFYKTGIVFLAYLNGFQDHFVMLGGQQSARSLVHLAELFRLADEAGVLRDPDMAVQRMKQVLAVGGVV
- a CDS encoding Gfo/Idh/MocA family protein, with translation MGRNEEKVKALAKRHGVERVAKDVEAALANPDDTIFFDAGSTQMRVPLLTRAIEAGKHVYCEKPLSETLSESLALARLARKHGTKSGIVQDKLYLPGLRKIRMLIDAGFFGRILSVRGEFGYWVFEGDLQPAQRPSWNYRKADGGGIILDMLPHWRYVLDNLFGAVKAVTCIGATHIPHRIDESGQTYKADADDAAYATFQLEGGVIAHINSSWAVRVKRDDLVTFQVDGTHGSAVAGLTSCYTQHRVNTPRPVWNPDQPQTMQFQQQWEEVPDTQLYENGFKLQWEDFIRHVVEDEPWRYDLLEGAKGVQLAELGLQSWVERRWVDVPALSLDSTGSIDSIGSTSEEN